The region AGCGATGCAACTTGCCATTTAGAGTAAATTGAATTGCTCTAGCATGCAAATAAAGCCTTAATTTACCTTTAATCATACTTTGATTTATTAGGGGTTTACCATATTTATCATCACCAATAATTGGATGACCTAAAAAAGCACTATGAACCCTTATTTGATGAGTACGACCCGTTTTAGGAGTCACCTCTACCCAACAGGCATGCTCAAAATTTTCCATTAACTTAAATGAGGTTTGTGAAGGTTTGCCCTGCTCATCAACCGTAACAATACGCTCCCCAGATTTTAGCGTATTCTTGCAAAGATTAGCCCTTACTATTTGTTGATCATTGCCTTCCCATTGATGAGTAAGTAAAGCCCAATAGATTTTAGTTACTTCATGCTTTACTAAAGCCTCTTGAATTGCTCGTAAAACGCTTCTTTTTTTAGCAATTAATAAACAACCAGATGTATCACGATCGAGACGATGCACAAGCTCAAGATAGCTTAAATCGCTGCGTAGCTTTCTTAATGCTTCAATTACACCAAGGCTCAAACCACTTCCTCCATGAACCGCAATACCAGCTGGCTTATTAAGTACTAAAAGCCCATTATCTTCAAAGACAATAGCTTCTTTTAGCTGCTGCTCAAGTTGATTACCTACAAATATAGTCCCTTGATTTGTAACACGAATTGGTGGAATACGAATTGAATCACCTTGCACTAATTTTAATGAAGGCTGGGCTCGTTTTTTGTTAACTCGCACTTCTCCACCTCGGATAATACGATAAATGTGACTTTTAGGAACACCTTTTAAGGTTTTTATTAAATAATTATCAAGCCGTTGCCCTTCATCGTCGGCTTTAATAATCTGATATTGTACATCATTCATTCTTGCTAAACCTATTTGCTGTTGCTTTTTTTTTTGATAATATAAAGAGTCACAAGAATAATTCTTGTGACCGAATTATAACGCATAAATGATTAAAAATGTTTAGTTACTGATAATTAATCGGTAAAACTACTATAGAAAACGCGCTTCTCTTTGGTAAATGATATAAGGAAGCAACCAGTATTTAGAGCCCATTAAATGATAACCATGGCTCTCAGATACCTACGCATGTTAGACATATTTAATACGGAGCTTTGTAAAGAAAATTAAGGAATAACTTAATTTCGAACAAAATACGCTTAAAGCTTCAATTATGCACCATACTAGTTGTGGTGACATGGGTATGGTCTGTCTTTTAATAATAATATTGGACTGCTTAAAGATTATTTTTTGTATGCTTATAAACATGTTAAATGGTAACAGGCTGACTTAATTAAGTGAAAAAATGAATAGCTTTGTACTGACATCTACATTTACGCTTTTTTACTCCAGTAAATCTAATTTATCTTACTACCTTGTTAATACAAGGGATTCAAAATTAAATTTCTGTAAGAAGTATTAAAGCAAGATGGAGAATAACAGGCTATAATAACTATTTATCTAGCCTTACCATTTAAACTTGATTAGTTGTGCTATAGACAGCAAATGAATCGAGTTGAAAGACTGCTAGAGCATTATTAGGGTTTAAAATACTAGATAAAATGATTGAGTTTAAATATTAAGATAATCAAAACGAAAAATCATATTTAGCCAAATCTTAAGTAATGTAAACATCAGAAATTAACAGGTCTAGCATACAGTAATAGATAGCCTTCCACTGTCTTACTTAAGAGTTGTGCCCTTATTGGGGTTTGTAATGGAAAAAATGTTAATAAATGCAACTCAATCGGAGGAAATTAGAGTTGCTTTAGTTAAAGACAATCACTTATATGATTTAGATATTGACTGTCCTTCTGAAATTAAGAAAAAAGGAAATATCTATAAAGCCGTTGTTACTCGCCGCGAGCCTAGTCTTGATGCGGTGTTTGTCGAATATGGCGCTAAAAGACAGGGGTTTTTACCTCTGAAGGAAATCGCGCCTGAATATTTAAGTAAAGATCCACAGAGTTTTGGCGATGATAAGCCGCCTATTACGGCTCTTATCCGTGAAGGCCAAGAGTTATTAATTCAAGTAGATAAAGAAGAAAGAGGTAATAAAGGTGCTGCTTTAACCACCTTTATCACGCTAGCGGGTTGTTATTTAGTCTTAATGCCTAATAATCCTAATTCTGGTGGTATATCACGACGAATTGAAGGCGATGAACGCGATGAATTACGCGAAACATTAAATGCTCTTCAATTACCTGAAGGCATGGGCCTTATTATTCGTACTGCAGGTGTTGGTAAGGGTCAGGATGAATTACAAGCAGATTTAGATATGTTATGCAATCAATGGCAAGCTATTCGTCATGCCTATCAAAATCAGATGGCTCCTTGCCTTATTCATCAAGAAGGCGATGTTATTATTCGCTCCATTCGCGATAATCTTCGAAAATCTGTTTCTGAAATTATTATTGACGACCAAGTTTCCTACGTCAAAGCTAAGCAATATATTGAACAAGTTAAGCCTGATTTTCTGCCCAATGTTAAATTATATAACAATCCCGTTCCTTTATTTAATTGTTATCAAATCGAAAGCCAAATTGAAACAGCTTATCAGCGTGAAGTACTTTTACCATCGGGTGGATCATTGGTAATTGATAGAACAGAAGCCCTCGTATCGATTGATATTAACTCTGCTAAAGCTACAGGTGGCACTGATATTGAAGCTACAGCTTTAAATACTAATCTTGAAGCAGCTGATGAAATTGCTCGTCAGTTACGCCTACGAGATTTAGGTGGGCTAATCGTTATTGATTTTATAGACATGGGCTCTGGTAAAAATCAAAGAGATGTAGAAAATCGGCTTAAAGAAGCCCTTAAAGCAGATCGTGCCCGTATTCAGATAGGTCGAATTTCCCGCTTTGGCTTATTAGAAATGTCTCGCCAACGCTTACGTTTATCTCTAGGAGAAGCTGCACAAGAGATCTGTCCCCGGTGTGAAGGCCGTGGTACAGTCCGTAATATACAATCCCATAGTCTTTCTATTATTCGCTTAATTGAGGAAGAAGCTTTAAAGGATAAAACAGCTGAGGTTCACGTCCAACTACCGGTTGAAATGGCAACATTCATTATGAATGAAAAGCGTGATTTCATCTTAAATATTGAGAAAAGACATAAAGTTTGTATATTAATTATTGCCAATCCTCATATGCAAAGGCCGCAATATAGTATTACACGCTTAAAAGAAGATAATGTCGGTAAAAATAAGAAACCGAGTTATAGTCTCATTCAACAGCCTGAGCTAGATATGGTTCGTGCTAATACTGATTCTGTTAAACTAGATGAACCGGCCGTAAAAACTTTTACACCCTCTTCAACCACTAAAACGCCTACAGCAGGCTTTATTAAACGTTTATGGAGTAGTCTCTTTGGCCATACTGAAGAAACTAATAAGGTAGACACTGAACATAAATCTAATCAACAGCGCACGAAACCGAAACATCATAAACCTCATGAAAAACGTACCCAGAATTCAAAACGCCGTCGTCCTAATAATAGTGGCCATCATAGCAATATAAATCAACAGCAACGCCATTCTGGTGGCCAGGGCCAGGGTGGGCAGAGAAAAAAAGGTAACTCTAACCAAAACCAACAGCAACAAAATAATAACAATCGAGTTATTCCTCTTAAGCCAGATTTAATTAAAAAAAAAGAAGCCATGGTGAATAAGGAATCGGAAAACTAACAAACAATCGGTCCATGCCTCCTTAAATTTAAATTACGGTTTAAGGAGGATGAATCTAGGATTAGATTGAGCTATATCTATCATTTGGTAGGGCTCTGAGTACTGCTCCTAATCTTTCAACCCAGTCGCTATAGGTGTCACACCAATATTAGGATTTACCCCACAGTCATCTAAAATTTTTAATAGATTATTGCCTCGACGGGTTAACTGTCTGATACAGTAAATTTCTAAATAGCTTTTGAGAATATAATAATACTCAGGTAACGTGAGGATAGTTAAGATTTTTTCTGCTCTTCCCATATGATGGGCATTATCATAATCACAAGCTTGAAATAAAACGGTGCCAAGCATAGCTGCTATACTAGCCTGTCTTAACCGATTAGCTTGATAAAAACGTTGTACTGCTTCATCAAGCGCGCGATCTTTATCCCATTCTACCCAGCTATCGTATACCATTAGAGCTGTTTCTACAGAAAGCTCCTGTCCATAGACTAAAGATTGCAAAGCATAAGTTACCGGAATGACTGCTTGAACATTTGCCCAAGAACAATTACCACTAATTTGCGAACTAATAGGGATTTGTGCTGTTGGAATTAAGCCTAACTGCTTATTAATTGTCTGATGAAAGTATCGACGCGGTTGTTTTTTATATAAAAATTCTTGTAAAAAATGAATATTGAATGCTTCAGGCTGGCTAATTTTATAAATGTTAACACTTCCTTCTTTTAGGCTATTTTCCCCTCTATCAATTTTCGCCCACCAATCTCCATACTTTACAAAACACATGGCATGTCCGCGACTAGCAGCAGGTAAGATAAGAAGAGGTGATTTAATTAATTGTTCTAAATGACTGCCCTGTTGATTCATATTAAAATGGTGTTGTAATTTAAGTAATTCTCCTGCAATTTCAAAAGCATCCATCGTATATTGAATATAAAGAAAATGTTCCCGTAAATGCCTCGTTGAATAACTACTAAGAAAACGCCGCAAGGAATCTTTAATCATTGCCACCGTAAATTCTAAAATAAATCCCTCAAAGTCTAATTCAATAAATTCTCCTTCAGCCGTAACAATATCGATATCGCCCTGTAACTCATAGCGATGCCCTATTAGTTTGGCATTAATAAAATCCTGAGCAAAATCAAGCTTAGCACCATATTGGTAAAGTAAATGCTTTAATGCATCTTGCCCTCTTAAAATTGGATAGACTAATACCGCCATGCCTGAACTGGTATAAGCATTGGGATTTGCTCCATGTTCAAGTAAAAGCTTAGCAAGCTCTAAATCATTATTATCAACAGCCCAGTGTAATGGCGTTCTGCCCGTAACATCAGGTTTATTAACTTCTACACCGCGCGCAAGTAACTCTTTAGCAATAGGAGATTGCCTTGTTATTGCACATTCAATTAAGGGTGTAAAACCATACTCATCGATGTCATCGAGTGTCTCACCTTCACGTATGTAAAGCTCAAAATCGGGCATGCGACATGAAATAATATCATTAGCGATGGTCATTTAAGGCTAACCTCTATTTAAACTCAGGTTTTGGCGCTGTAGAGAACTTCGGCATGTTGCCTAAACGAAGTTGTTTTTCCATTTCTTGCTCGCGCCGTTCATTATCAAATTCCCGACGTGCTGCTGTATTGAGAGGTGGTTCTGGATTTAAATTGGGATCAACACCATCAAAGCGTTGCGCATCTAACCATGGATGCTGTTTAATTGAATTTTGTAGCTCACCTTCAGGTGCTGGTTTATCTTCCTCGGACCGATGCTCTCTGGCATGAACCTTCGCTAAATAACGGTGGCCATCTTGCTCAAGCAAACGTCTTCTTCGCGCCATGTCTGGTGTATCATCGCTAAGAATAGATGAACTTTTTCTACCAATTGGGGCTGTGAAATAACTAAATCCACTAGGAACATTGCCACTTCTACCACGTGAGGTAATCACCGAGACCTGCACTAACCCCACTCTCGTATAAGAAGGTACATCAAAGGTAATACGCGTTGGTGTTACTGCTTTAGGCGTAATTGTATTGCCATTAAATACTACTACTGTATCTGCAACCGTACCAAAACCTGTGCCATTAATTACCACGTCGCGTGTACCTGTTAAGGGACCGCTAGTGGGCTTTATATTGCTTACAATTGGCACTTTTTTTGCAAAATGGCCTGATACTTCAACCGGTTCAATTTCAATCAGATTTTGTTTACGTTCAACCATTGATGCCTCGCTAACAAGCGCAGAAAGTTTAGCTTTCCCTAGGGACAATCCTCTGGAAAGCTTACTCAATATGCCAGGTTGATTAACTCCTGATATAATTTTAATCTTATTTTTTTTCTTTAGCTTAAGCAATTTTCTTTTGTTAGGTTTTAAACCTAAGGAAGAATCAATTTTTTCATCTATTTCATTCATACTCACATTATACTTTATAAATACTCAAATTGCAGAATTTCTGCAATTTGTACAGCATTTGTTGCCGCACCTTTGCGTATATTGTCAGCAACTATCCACATATTAAGGCCACAAGGGAAAGAGATATCCTCTCTAATACGACCAACAAACACCTCATCATGGCCAATAGCATGAGTAATAACTGTTGGATATTCTAAATTTGCTAAGTCATCTACAACTTTAATTCCTGGTGCACTACGCAAAATATTACGTGCATCACTTGCACTTAAAGGTGCTTTTAATTCAACATTGACAGCCTCTGAATGCCCGTATAACACAGGAACCCTAACCGTGGTTGGGTTTATCCTTATTGTATCATCTTCCATGATTTTCTTAGTCTCCCATACCATTTTCATTTCTTCTTTGCTATAGCCATTTTCTAAGAATTCATCGATATGAGGAAGTGCATTAAAAGCAATTTGCTGGGGGTATACAGACGCTTTAACTGGGCGACCATTAAGTAATTCACCCACTTGTGATATTAGTTCAGAAATTGCTTTTTTTCCAGTTCCCGAAACAGATTGATAAGTCGCAACATTAATTCGACTAATTCCAACAGCATCATGAATTGGTTTCAATGCTACAACCATTTGAATGGTTGAACAGTTAGGATTAGCAATAATGCCTCGCTGATAGTAATCTGCAATTCGATGCGTGTTGACTTCTGGTACTATTAGAGGGATATCCTCGTCATAACGGAAACAAGATGTATTATCTATAACAATACAACCAGCATCAACCGCAATGGGTGCATAAACTTTTGATACCGAAGCACCCGCTGAAAATAAGGCGATATCCACTTTACTAAAATCAAAATCTGCTAAATTTAAAACGTCAAATTCATTACCTTTAAAAGTGACTGTTTTATCAATTGAACGCTCGCTAGCCAATGGATACAGATTATTAATTGGAAAATTTCGCTCTTCTAAAACAGTTAATATACATTCACCTACCGCACCTGTCGCGCCAACTACTGCAACATCTAGTAATTTTGTCATATTAGCCTCTAGTTTAGATAAGAATTCTTTGGCAAAGAATCTATTTTAATTAACTGCTTAGTAAATATAATAACCCTTATTATTATTTTACACTTTATTTACGTGTTTGAACGTTCATAGCCTGCGCTTTATGCAGTAGGTAATGGTCCATTAATACTAAAGCCATCATTGCCTCGGCAATGGGAACGGCGCGAATACCCACGCATGGATCATGACGACCCTTAGTTACCACAGTTACTTCTTCCCCCTGCTTATTTATTGTTCTACCCGGTTTTACAATGCTTGAAGTAGGCTTTAAAGCAATACTAACTTCTAAGGATTGACCTGTTGAGATACCCCCTAAAATACCCCCTGCATGATTGCTTAAAAAACCTTCTTTACTCATTTCATCACGATGCTCACTCCCTAATTGTGTCACTGAAGTAAATCCTGTACCTATTTCTACACCTTTTACAGCATTAATAGACATCATGGCATGAGCAAGCGTTGCATCAAGTTTATCAAAAACCGGATCACCTAATCCGGCTGGTACCCCTTCAGCATAAATATTAACACGGGCGCCAACAGAATCACCTTGGCGGCGTAACTGATCAATATAGTCTGCTAAGTCTTGGATTTGATGGTTATTAGGACAAAAGAAAGGATTATTAGTTATTTCTTGGGAATCCTTAAACTCTAAGCAAAGTGGGCCCATTTGTTTTAAATAACCTGTGATTGTTAATCCAAGCGTTGCTTTCAAATAAAGCCTAGCGATTGCGCCTGCAGCAACACGAGCGACGGTTTCTCTAGCAGATGAACGACCACCGCCGCGATAATCACGATGTTTATATTTAGCGTGGTAAGTAAAATCTGCATGTCCCGGGCGAAATAAATCTTTAATTTCTTCATAATCTTTAGAACGCTGATCGGTATTATGGATAATAAGTGCAATTGGAGCGCCTGTAGTTAGGCCTTCAAAAGTACCTGATAAGATTTCAACTTTATCTTCTTCACGTCGTTGCGTTGTATATTTAGATTGCCCAGGTTTACGTTTGTCTAAAAAGGGCTGGATAGCCTCTTCAGATAAAGCAAACCCGGGTGGGCAGCCATCTATAATACAGCCTAAGGCTTTACCATGACTTTCGCCAAAGGTAGTGACTGTAAATAATTTGCCAAATGTGTTTCCGCTCATAGTTTATTTATCCGATTTAAAATAATCTTTTAATTGTTGGGCAGTCAATAAAAATATACCCTGGCCACCCCGCTCGAAATCAAGCCAAGTAAACGATAAATCTGGATAAGCACTAATTAACTCTTCTTCACTATTGCCAACTTCAACAATTAAGACACCTTCTTTAGTCAAATAATTATGTGCCTCTGCTAAGATTTTCTTCACAATGGCTAAGCCATTTTGCTCTGTACGTAAAGCCATATCAGGTTCATGCAAATACTCTCGTGGCAGTGTAAGCATTTCTGCATCACCTACATAAGGTGGATTAGAGACAATAATGTCATAACGCTTCTCTCCCAAATTATGCCAGCAATCAGACTTTATTAAATTGACAACATCCTCTAATTGATGACGTTGACAATTAATCCTCGCTACTTCTAATGCCTCATGCGATATATCGGTGGCATCAACAAAGGCGTCTGGAAAAGCATAACTACAAGCGATAGCAATACAGCCACTCCCCGTACATAAATCTAAGATTCGCTCTACTCGATTAGGATCGACCCAAGGAGAAAATTGTCGTTCAATCAATTCAGCAATAGGTGACCGAGGAATTAATACCCTTTCATCTACATAAAAAGGCAACCCACAAAAGAATGCTTGTTTCGTGAGATAAGGAACAGGAATCCTATCTTTAATTCGCTTTTCTAATTGATTAGCTAGAAATTGTTTTTCACTTGGTGTTAAACGTGTTTGTAATAAGAAGTTATCAATATCAAATGGAAGGGACAAGCTCCCTAAAATTAAAGAGCGAATATCATCCCAAGCATTATCAGTTCCATGTCCATAATAAAGCTCATAATTATGAGCTTGTGTCAGACCAAATCTTAAAAAATCTGCGATGGTATCTAATTGCATTACTTCATTAAATGTTGTGGACATCTTTTCTCTGATTCCTTGCATGAACATATTTACCTCAAATTGTAAGATATTTATAATTTTTATCACAGGTTTTTTATACTGAACTTATGAAAAACCAAGATTAAGGCCAAAATATTTAAAAAAGTTAGCTTTTTTCATAAGTCCGGTTGGAATTATTTAATTATCTTTCAAGAAGAAAAGTTTAAATACGATATAATCTTTATAGTTTAAATTTTTATAAATCTGCTCATGCCTAAAAAAATATCAGATGAAGATAAAGCTTTGTTTCGTGAAGCTGTAAAAACAGCAAAGCCTCTAAAAAAGAGCAATATAATTGAGCCTGACTCTCTGATTAAAATTAATAAGACACCACCTAACTCTCATGTCAAAATTCAAAAAACTACAAAGAGCATTAAACCTGAAAAAGCATCTATTTACTTATCTAATTATTACACTCAAGAAGTTCAGGCACAAACACTTCTATCCTTTTGTCGAGACAACCTACCTGCTAAACGATTACGTGAATTGAAATTAGGAAAAATACCAAGGCAAGCTAAATTAGATTTACATGGCTTTAAATCTGATCTTGCCCAACAGATTTTAATTGACTTTATTCAGCAAGCAATTAATTTCGAGCATCGTTGCCTACTTATCATTCATGGTAAAGGTAGTCCACATGGAGAGCTACCTGTGCTTAAAAATTTAGTTAATCATTGGTTAAAACAAATTCCTGCCGTTATCGCATTTCATAGCGCTCTTCCTCAAGATGGTGGGACTGGCGCTTTATATGTTTTATTAAAAAAGAATCGAGTGCGCTAACGCAACTGGCTTGTTCTAGAGAATTAGATACTGATCAAGCAATAAGCTGACTTATTAAGCAATATCCCTAAACTTTTTTCTAAACTTTGTAGCTTTAAATTAGGTAACCCCTATTTATCGTGCCTCAAAAAACCCCTCTCCCGCGCGAGGAATTTGAATAGTATGATGATGTCTTTTCGCGGGAGAGGATTGGGAGAGGGAAATGTCACGAATGGTTATAAATAATATGTTTTGGAACGCTTACAAAAGTTATTTGCAGCACAGTATAAAGCTTAGTGGATAATATTATAAAACGTATCTTATCCAGGTGATGCTTGTAAGTCTATTGCTGGCCTTAAAGTACTATATGTTAATGCACGTAAAATAACCTCGATGACTGAGGCTGTTTGTTGTAGTACATCATTATTCCAAAAACACAATACTTCAAATCCATGCGTATTTAACCAAGCAGTTCGAGCCATATCGTAACTTTGGTTATTAAGATGTTGACCACCATCAATTTCAATAACTAAGCGTTTTTCGAGACAAACAAAATCAACTATATATACTCCTAGAGGAACTTGTCGTTTGAATTTAAAGCCAAGTCGGTTCGCTCTGAGGTAATAGCAAAGACGTTTCTCTGAATCAGTGCTTTGCCTTCGTAATGTTTTTGCATGTTGTCTTAATATAGCTTTGTCCATTTCCCTCTCCCCACCCCTCTTCCGCGAAAAGACATCATCATACTACTCAAACTCCTTGCGCGGGAGAGGGAGTTTTTTGACCGCGCAAAAGGCGTCGTCATACTACGCAAACTTCTTATGCAGGAGAGGAAGTTTTTTGACCACGCAAAAGGCATCATCATACTACGCAAACTTTTTATGCGGGAGAGGGAGTTTTTTGACCGCACAAAAGGCGTCATCATACTACGCAAACTTCTTATGCAGGAGAGGGGTTTTCTGAGGCACGATAAATATGGAGCACCTAATTTAAAGCTACGGAGCCTACTAAAGGCTTTAGAGATTTTACCTAGTTAAATTTATCATCTATTTTATTATTATGTTTTAAACAATTTATTTTTCCCTAACTAACATGTTGAATTTTTATTTAAAAGTCCCTGTATAGATTGAATTTTAAATCATAAAAGTTTACCATTTGGTCAAATTTTTGAATCTATTTAGTATGAGCAAACTACCTATTATTATTGGCATTTCTGGTCCTTCGGCATCTGGTAAAAGTCTGTTGGCCAATACTATTGTAAATGAGCTCGGTTCAGATCAAGTCGTTGTTATCTCTGAAGATGCTTATTATAAAGATAATAGTCACTTGCCTTTAACAGAGCGCGAAAAAATTAATTATGATCACCCAAATGCTTTTGATCACGCTTTACTGTGTGAACATCTTAAGCGATTGCAAAAGGGTGAACCTATAGAGATACCTATTTATTCTCACTCTAAACATATCCGTTTACAGGAAACTCGGCGCATAGGCCGACATGCTATTATTGTTTTAGAAGGGATTTTATTATTTACCGATAAAGATCTACGAGAAACGATGGATATTCGTATTTTTATGTCCACCCCTTTAGATATTTGTTTAACTCGTCGATTAAAACGGGATGTAGTTGAGAGGCAGCGGTCTTTTGAATCCGTTGTTCATCAATATGAAACGACTGTTCGCCCTATGTATCTTCAATTTATTGAACCTTCAAGCCGTTATGCTGATATCATTGTTCCTAGGGGAGGCGAAAATCGTATCGCTATTGATATGATTCAAGCAAAAATGCGTGAGTTACTTGCAGCACATCAGGCTGATTAAATTTCAATATAAGTGTTATTTTAAAATGCTTGCAGAGGAGCGATAAGCTCAATAAAAGACATAAACGTCTTAAGCTAAAATTGCAATATATAGCAATTTTTAGAAAAGAACTTTAATAAATACCAAGGAGATTATTCTATGGGTTTTTTAAGTGGAAAGAGAGCACTAATTATTGGTTTAGCCAGTAACCGCTCTATTGCTTACGGTATTGCTAAAGCGCTTCACGCACAAGGTGCTGAACTTGCTTTTACTTATCAAAATGAGAAGCTAAAATCGCGCGTTGAGAATATGGCGGCAGAATTTAACTCAAACTTAACCTTTCCCTGCGATGTTGCTCATGATCATGAGATCACTGATTTAATGGAACAGTTAAAAAGTCAGTGGTCACAATTAGATATTTTAATCCATTCGGTTGCTTTTGCCCCAGCTGATCAAATTAGTGGTGATTTTATTGAATGCGTAAACCGTGAAGGTTTTCACATTGCGCATGATATTAGCGCTTATAGTTTAGTTGCCTTAGCTAAAGCAGCTCTTCCTTTAATGCAAGATACCAATGGCTCAATATTAACATTAAGTTATTATGGTGCTGAAAAAGCGGTGCCTAATTATAATGTGATGGGAATAGCTAAAGCGAGCCTGGAAGCCTCAGTACGTTATCTTGCAGCAAGTTTAGGACCCCGCGGCCTTCGAGTAAATGCTATCTCAGCTGGCCCTATTAAAACACTCGCGGCGGCAGGTATTAAAGATTTCCGTAAAATGCAAAGTGCATATGCTGAAACGACACCTTTAAAACGTAATGTTACAGCTGATGAAGTTGGTAATACCGCAGCCTTTCTATCCTCTGATTTAGCTTCAGGGATTACGGCAGAAGTTATCCATG is a window of Legionella busanensis DNA encoding:
- a CDS encoding Rne/Rng family ribonuclease, encoding MEKMLINATQSEEIRVALVKDNHLYDLDIDCPSEIKKKGNIYKAVVTRREPSLDAVFVEYGAKRQGFLPLKEIAPEYLSKDPQSFGDDKPPITALIREGQELLIQVDKEERGNKGAALTTFITLAGCYLVLMPNNPNSGGISRRIEGDERDELRETLNALQLPEGMGLIIRTAGVGKGQDELQADLDMLCNQWQAIRHAYQNQMAPCLIHQEGDVIIRSIRDNLRKSVSEIIIDDQVSYVKAKQYIEQVKPDFLPNVKLYNNPVPLFNCYQIESQIETAYQREVLLPSGGSLVIDRTEALVSIDINSAKATGGTDIEATALNTNLEAADEIARQLRLRDLGGLIVIDFIDMGSGKNQRDVENRLKEALKADRARIQIGRISRFGLLEMSRQRLRLSLGEAAQEICPRCEGRGTVRNIQSHSLSIIRLIEEEALKDKTAEVHVQLPVEMATFIMNEKRDFILNIEKRHKVCILIIANPHMQRPQYSITRLKEDNVGKNKKPSYSLIQQPELDMVRANTDSVKLDEPAVKTFTPSSTTKTPTAGFIKRLWSSLFGHTEETNKVDTEHKSNQQRTKPKHHKPHEKRTQNSKRRRPNNSGHHSNINQQQRHSGGQGQGGQRKKGNSNQNQQQQNNNNRVIPLKPDLIKKKEAMVNKESEN
- the ankH gene encoding Dot/Icm T4SS effector AnkH/LegA3, which translates into the protein MTIANDIISCRMPDFELYIREGETLDDIDEYGFTPLIECAITRQSPIAKELLARGVEVNKPDVTGRTPLHWAVDNNDLELAKLLLEHGANPNAYTSSGMAVLVYPILRGQDALKHLLYQYGAKLDFAQDFINAKLIGHRYELQGDIDIVTAEGEFIELDFEGFILEFTVAMIKDSLRRFLSSYSTRHLREHFLYIQYTMDAFEIAGELLKLQHHFNMNQQGSHLEQLIKSPLLILPAASRGHAMCFVKYGDWWAKIDRGENSLKEGSVNIYKISQPEAFNIHFLQEFLYKKQPRRYFHQTINKQLGLIPTAQIPISSQISGNCSWANVQAVIPVTYALQSLVYGQELSVETALMVYDSWVEWDKDRALDEAVQRFYQANRLRQASIAAMLGTVLFQACDYDNAHHMGRAEKILTILTLPEYYYILKSYLEIYCIRQLTRRGNNLLKILDDCGVNPNIGVTPIATGLKD
- a CDS encoding IPT/TIG domain-containing protein, whose amino-acid sequence is MNEIDEKIDSSLGLKPNKRKLLKLKKKNKIKIISGVNQPGILSKLSRGLSLGKAKLSALVSEASMVERKQNLIEIEPVEVSGHFAKKVPIVSNIKPTSGPLTGTRDVVINGTGFGTVADTVVVFNGNTITPKAVTPTRITFDVPSYTRVGLVQVSVITSRGRSGNVPSGFSYFTAPIGRKSSSILSDDTPDMARRRRLLEQDGHRYLAKVHAREHRSEEDKPAPEGELQNSIKQHPWLDAQRFDGVDPNLNPEPPLNTAARREFDNERREQEMEKQLRLGNMPKFSTAPKPEFK
- a CDS encoding aspartate-semialdehyde dehydrogenase, yielding MTKLLDVAVVGATGAVGECILTVLEERNFPINNLYPLASERSIDKTVTFKGNEFDVLNLADFDFSKVDIALFSAGASVSKVYAPIAVDAGCIVIDNTSCFRYDEDIPLIVPEVNTHRIADYYQRGIIANPNCSTIQMVVALKPIHDAVGISRINVATYQSVSGTGKKAISELISQVGELLNGRPVKASVYPQQIAFNALPHIDEFLENGYSKEEMKMVWETKKIMEDDTIRINPTTVRVPVLYGHSEAVNVELKAPLSASDARNILRSAPGIKVVDDLANLEYPTVITHAIGHDEVFVGRIREDISFPCGLNMWIVADNIRKGAATNAVQIAEILQFEYL
- the aroC gene encoding chorismate synthase is translated as MSGNTFGKLFTVTTFGESHGKALGCIIDGCPPGFALSEEAIQPFLDKRKPGQSKYTTQRREEDKVEILSGTFEGLTTGAPIALIIHNTDQRSKDYEEIKDLFRPGHADFTYHAKYKHRDYRGGGRSSARETVARVAAGAIARLYLKATLGLTITGYLKQMGPLCLEFKDSQEITNNPFFCPNNHQIQDLADYIDQLRRQGDSVGARVNIYAEGVPAGLGDPVFDKLDATLAHAMMSINAVKGVEIGTGFTSVTQLGSEHRDEMSKEGFLSNHAGGILGGISTGQSLEVSIALKPTSSIVKPGRTINKQGEEVTVVTKGRHDPCVGIRAVPIAEAMMALVLMDHYLLHKAQAMNVQTRK
- the prmB gene encoding 50S ribosomal protein L3 N(5)-glutamine methyltransferase → MSTTFNEVMQLDTIADFLRFGLTQAHNYELYYGHGTDNAWDDIRSLILGSLSLPFDIDNFLLQTRLTPSEKQFLANQLEKRIKDRIPVPYLTKQAFFCGLPFYVDERVLIPRSPIAELIERQFSPWVDPNRVERILDLCTGSGCIAIACSYAFPDAFVDATDISHEALEVARINCQRHQLEDVVNLIKSDCWHNLGEKRYDIIVSNPPYVGDAEMLTLPREYLHEPDMALRTEQNGLAIVKKILAEAHNYLTKEGVLIVEVGNSEEELISAYPDLSFTWLDFERGGQGIFLLTAQQLKDYFKSDK
- a CDS encoding Smr/MutS family protein, which produces MPKKISDEDKALFREAVKTAKPLKKSNIIEPDSLIKINKTPPNSHVKIQKTTKSIKPEKASIYLSNYYTQEVQAQTLLSFCRDNLPAKRLRELKLGKIPRQAKLDLHGFKSDLAQQILIDFIQQAINFEHRCLLIIHGKGSPHGELPVLKNLVNHWLKQIPAVIAFHSALPQDGGTGALYVLLKKNRVR
- a CDS encoding endonuclease domain-containing protein; this encodes MDKAILRQHAKTLRRQSTDSEKRLCYYLRANRLGFKFKRQVPLGVYIVDFVCLEKRLVIEIDGGQHLNNQSYDMARTAWLNTHGFEVLCFWNNDVLQQTASVIEVILRALTYSTLRPAIDLQASPG